In one window of Leptospira hartskeerlii DNA:
- a CDS encoding PQQ-dependent sugar dehydrogenase, with translation MEPASKIQKICIYTIVSLSIFLAECSKPGGSRFPFLPILSGCSEDRNPPCLKLNEIASGLNSPLFLVSPSGDASRIFILEQGGKVSLIKDGSLLPSPFLDLGAEGLDLIAFSGERGLLGIAFHPNYNSNGRFWVNYTRKSDGDTVVAEYSRSSGDLDLANAASGSILFTVDQPFSNHNGGMMAFDTGGYLLVGMGDGGGAGDPNNEAQNLESSLGKILRIDIDNYPTPVPGNRPATGLENPHIWDWGVRNPWRFSLDRGTGDLYIADVGQNNFEELNIEPANTGMKNYGWRLTEGNHCYDPSFGCTISGISFPKLEYDHFIGSSITGGYVYRGSNFPALNGRYFYGDFIAKRIWSILWDGTEVTDPLEHTSEMGFSSNVSSFGEDANGEIYVVDYGGKIFRIETR, from the coding sequence ATGGAACCGGCATCTAAAATCCAAAAGATCTGCATATATACGATCGTATCACTATCTATATTCTTGGCAGAATGTTCTAAACCGGGCGGTTCTCGTTTTCCATTTCTTCCTATATTATCCGGATGTAGTGAAGATCGAAATCCACCTTGTTTGAAACTTAATGAGATCGCTTCCGGATTAAATTCTCCTTTGTTTCTTGTATCTCCTTCCGGAGATGCAAGTCGGATCTTCATTTTAGAACAAGGTGGGAAGGTCAGTTTGATCAAAGATGGCTCTCTTCTTCCTTCTCCATTTTTAGATCTGGGAGCGGAAGGTTTAGATTTAATTGCTTTCTCAGGAGAAAGAGGCTTACTCGGGATTGCATTCCATCCAAATTATAATTCGAACGGAAGATTTTGGGTGAACTATACTCGCAAATCCGATGGAGATACGGTGGTTGCGGAATATTCCAGATCTTCCGGCGACCTTGATCTTGCAAATGCTGCTTCAGGTTCCATCCTATTTACGGTAGACCAACCATTCAGTAATCATAATGGAGGAATGATGGCTTTCGATACTGGAGGTTATCTTCTGGTAGGAATGGGTGATGGAGGCGGGGCAGGGGATCCGAATAACGAGGCACAAAATCTGGAATCTTCTCTTGGTAAAATTTTAAGAATAGATATAGATAATTATCCGACTCCTGTTCCTGGGAATAGACCTGCGACTGGATTAGAAAATCCTCATATTTGGGATTGGGGTGTTCGAAATCCTTGGAGATTCAGTTTGGATCGGGGAACAGGAGATCTATACATTGCAGACGTAGGACAAAACAATTTCGAAGAATTGAATATAGAGCCAGCGAATACTGGAATGAAAAATTACGGGTGGAGACTCACAGAAGGAAATCATTGTTATGATCCTTCTTTTGGATGTACTATATCTGGGATCAGCTTTCCGAAATTAGAATACGATCATTTTATAGGAAGTTCTATCACAGGCGGTTATGTGTATAGAGGCTCGAACTTTCCTGCATTAAACGGAAGATACTTTTACGGCGACTTTATTGCAAAAAGGATCTGGTCTATTCTTTGGGACGGAACCGAAGTTACCGACCCGTTAGAACATACTTCCGAAATGGGATTTTCATCCAATGTATCTTCCTTCGGGGAAGATGCGAACGGAGAAATCTACGTTGTAGATTACGGCGGAAAAATTTTCAGAATAGAAACTAGATAA
- a CDS encoding TetR/AcrR family transcriptional regulator, with protein sequence MPKTGLKPEELQEKVLDAAEIEIRRNGVERLKLTDVARNLNLSHAALYKHFADKEALLDSISKRWLDRIDLALAEISAKTSPLEERILDWLMTLHMMKREKVQSDPRIYIAFNNSAEKTRPFVKKHIQTMYKQLEAMVQEGMQKGLFFCNTPKEGARIIFEGTAAFHHPRMVFDNIEEDRIDFLRSVVNTILAGLKTKK encoded by the coding sequence ATGCCTAAAACAGGTTTAAAGCCAGAAGAACTACAAGAAAAAGTGCTCGATGCCGCTGAGATTGAGATCAGAAGAAACGGCGTCGAGCGTTTGAAACTTACCGACGTGGCTAGAAATCTGAATCTAAGCCACGCTGCCTTATACAAACATTTCGCAGACAAAGAAGCGTTACTCGATTCCATTTCCAAAAGATGGTTGGATCGTATCGATCTTGCTCTTGCCGAAATTTCAGCTAAAACTAGTCCTTTGGAAGAAAGGATTTTGGACTGGTTGATGACTCTCCATATGATGAAAAGAGAGAAGGTCCAGTCCGACCCGAGAATTTACATTGCATTCAATAATTCCGCAGAAAAAACAAGGCCGTTCGTTAAAAAACATATCCAGACGATGTACAAGCAACTGGAAGCAATGGTCCAAGAGGGAATGCAAAAAGGATTATTTTTTTGTAATACTCCCAAAGAAGGAGCGAGGATTATCTTTGAAGGAACAGCTGCTTTCCACCATCCTCGAATGGTATTCGATAATATAGAAGAAGATCGGATCGATTTTTTAAGATCTGTCGTGAACACGATTTTGGCCGGGTTAAAGACTAAGAAGTAG
- a CDS encoding glycosyltransferase family 9 protein yields MPENILVIQTAFLGDLILTTPLFREIKRRFPGSKMTVVVNKGTESVLEANPWIDRIIPLDKKQIKSSFFGFWNFCKELRKHNFSICISPHFSFRSSIISFLIGAKRRIGYKTAGFSFLLNERKPRILRGPHEVDKLLSLIYSEEERKNISRQPELFWKPESVIGIQSEMKKNGLEKGNYILVSPSSVWETKRLPADKFKTVSKLLHRRTGLKVVLTGGKGDFKLCEEVGEGFGINLAGKTSLPEMSYLMSGAALLVTNDSSPIHFASAFNVPTLAAFGATVPAFGYTPLASRVFISEVNGLDCRPCGIHGGRVCPKKHFRCMLEQDTDRMVEEGIRLIKG; encoded by the coding sequence CACTGTTTAGGGAGATCAAGAGAAGGTTTCCCGGTTCTAAAATGACTGTGGTCGTGAACAAGGGAACTGAATCCGTTTTGGAAGCGAATCCTTGGATAGATCGCATCATTCCTTTGGATAAAAAGCAGATCAAATCTTCCTTTTTTGGTTTTTGGAATTTCTGTAAAGAATTAAGAAAACATAATTTCTCTATTTGTATTTCTCCGCATTTTTCATTTCGTTCTTCCATCATTTCTTTTTTAATCGGAGCTAAGAGGAGGATCGGATATAAAACCGCAGGGTTCTCATTTTTACTGAATGAAAGAAAACCCAGAATATTGAGAGGTCCTCACGAGGTGGACAAACTTCTTTCTCTTATCTATTCAGAAGAAGAAAGAAAAAATATTTCCAGACAGCCTGAACTATTTTGGAAACCGGAATCCGTTATCGGTATCCAATCCGAAATGAAAAAGAACGGCTTAGAAAAAGGAAATTATATCCTGGTTTCTCCTTCTTCTGTTTGGGAAACGAAACGTTTGCCTGCGGATAAATTCAAAACTGTCAGTAAACTTCTTCATAGGAGAACCGGTCTGAAAGTCGTTTTAACCGGAGGCAAAGGAGACTTTAAACTTTGTGAAGAAGTGGGGGAAGGTTTCGGGATCAATCTCGCAGGTAAGACAAGTCTTCCCGAGATGAGTTATTTGATGAGCGGGGCCGCACTTCTTGTGACCAACGATTCTTCTCCCATTCATTTTGCTTCCGCATTTAATGTTCCGACTTTAGCGGCGTTCGGCGCTACGGTCCCTGCATTCGGTTATACTCCTCTCGCGAGTCGAGTTTTTATATCAGAGGTGAACGGCTTAGATTGTCGTCCTTGTGGTATACATGGGGGAAGGGTCTGTCCAAAAAAACATTTTCGTTGTATGTTGGAACAGGATACGGACAGAATGGTGGAAGAAGGAATTCGTCTAATAAAAGGATAA
- a CDS encoding M20 metallopeptidase family protein: MKTVSPTRTEELVRYRRFIHKHPELRYEEVGTADFVAKHLESLGYTFQSGIAKTGIACLIDSGKPGKTLLVRADMDALPIFEENKTDYTSTYEGVMHACGHDAHTSVLMGLASDLKENPSAIIPKGRVLLVFQPAEEGGQGADRMIEEGILEKYDVSAALALHVWNHIPVGKVGVVDGPMMAAVDEFQITVQGISGHGAMPQHTVDPILVGSHIVTSLQSIVSRNTDPLDSCVVTVGAFHAGHAFNVISETAELKGTIRTFTKEMFDKAPELFKRIVENTASAFGAKTTIQYERTNAPTINHPEMASIVRKASENILGPNSVTEEHAKTMGGEDFSAFLMKVPGCYFFVGSMNEEKGFVHPHHSSKFDIDETSLPIGLSVMKEAIRLYLESN, translated from the coding sequence ATGAAAACAGTATCCCCCACGAGGACCGAAGAACTGGTCCGATACCGCAGATTCATTCACAAACATCCCGAACTCAGATACGAAGAAGTAGGGACAGCGGATTTCGTCGCTAAACATTTAGAGTCTCTAGGTTATACTTTCCAATCCGGGATCGCAAAAACAGGCATCGCTTGTCTGATAGACTCCGGAAAACCGGGCAAAACACTTTTGGTAAGAGCAGATATGGATGCACTTCCTATCTTTGAAGAGAACAAGACGGATTATACTTCTACTTACGAAGGAGTCATGCATGCATGTGGTCATGACGCCCATACTTCCGTTTTAATGGGACTCGCGTCAGATCTGAAAGAAAATCCAAGTGCTATCATTCCAAAAGGAAGGGTCTTGTTGGTATTCCAACCGGCGGAAGAAGGCGGACAAGGCGCAGATCGGATGATCGAAGAAGGAATATTAGAAAAATACGATGTTTCTGCAGCGTTAGCTCTTCACGTATGGAATCATATCCCTGTAGGAAAAGTGGGAGTAGTAGATGGCCCGATGATGGCTGCAGTAGATGAATTCCAGATCACAGTCCAAGGGATTAGCGGTCACGGAGCTATGCCGCAACATACAGTGGATCCTATATTAGTAGGTTCTCATATAGTTACTTCTCTCCAAAGTATCGTATCCAGAAATACTGACCCTTTAGATTCCTGTGTGGTCACAGTGGGTGCTTTCCATGCGGGACATGCATTCAATGTAATTTCTGAAACGGCAGAGTTGAAAGGTACAATCCGAACATTCACGAAAGAAATGTTCGATAAGGCCCCTGAGTTATTTAAAAGAATCGTAGAGAATACTGCCTCCGCTTTTGGTGCAAAGACGACCATCCAGTATGAAAGAACAAATGCTCCAACAATCAATCATCCTGAAATGGCAAGTATCGTCCGGAAAGCTTCCGAGAATATTTTAGGTCCAAATTCAGTCACAGAAGAACATGCAAAAACTATGGGTGGAGAAGACTTCTCTGCGTTTTTGATGAAGGTTCCGGGATGTTATTTTTTCGTGGGTTCCATGAATGAAGAAAAGGGCTTTGTGCATCCACATCATAGTTCAAAATTTGATATAGATGAGACTTCCCTTCCGATCGGTTTGTCTGTAATGAAGGAAGCAATCAGACTTTATTTGGAAAGTAACTGA
- a CDS encoding FAD-dependent thymidylate synthase: protein MEHQKPIVQLLDATTEPFNLAIASARTCYSSKGILLPEDMVRTEKSLEIRDKVAKSTKKAGHLTTRQHPHFIFTLDKVSRQFVWSFLHSHPYYNSEQVSQRYVEVKKENYYIPPTLSGKQKELYLEAVESASNAYFEFVELLHPFIQDEYFLVYKARANYPEKWQQPIKKKCLEVARYLLPLGTYTYLYHSVNGLTLHRYHRLMNSFDVPEEQRLVVEEMIEKVKEIDPLYVEEMDDPIPLEETAEYKFFKDFYQDNLFEYRPEAAKNFVREFDEDMDNRYSRLVSYSSNGPEVLASSVRAVLGLSKTSLNDEEAIRLVMDPSKNKHLTSTLNETTLSPLSRAMFNVHYSFKKRISHSADSQDQRHRMVPGSRPVLMSQYTGMPDYIVPKVVLKYPQLEETYRRRMDGIFKSLNRFIEAGGSPEHASYLLPNAFPVRFYESGDLLNLHHKWRARTCYNAQEEIFQASINELVDLTKVQPEIAKWIKAPCWIRLQGDIKPYCPEGDHYCGTQVWKRELDEYDRTL, encoded by the coding sequence ATGGAACACCAGAAACCAATCGTCCAACTTTTGGACGCGACCACAGAACCTTTCAATCTAGCCATAGCGTCTGCGAGAACCTGCTATTCTTCTAAAGGGATCCTTCTTCCAGAAGATATGGTCCGCACGGAAAAATCCCTGGAGATCAGGGACAAGGTGGCCAAATCTACGAAGAAGGCGGGTCACCTCACCACTAGACAACATCCTCATTTTATATTCACGCTGGACAAGGTATCCCGCCAGTTCGTTTGGTCTTTTCTACATTCTCATCCATATTATAACTCCGAGCAGGTGAGCCAAAGATATGTAGAAGTGAAAAAGGAAAATTATTATATCCCACCTACTCTTTCAGGAAAGCAGAAGGAACTTTATTTGGAAGCAGTAGAATCTGCGTCTAACGCGTACTTCGAATTTGTTGAACTACTGCATCCATTCATCCAAGACGAATATTTCCTCGTATACAAAGCCAGAGCAAATTATCCGGAAAAATGGCAGCAACCGATCAAGAAGAAGTGCCTGGAAGTGGCACGTTATCTTCTTCCTTTGGGAACATATACTTATTTATATCATTCCGTCAATGGACTCACTCTACATAGATATCATCGTTTGATGAATTCTTTCGATGTTCCGGAAGAACAACGCTTGGTTGTGGAAGAGATGATCGAAAAAGTAAAAGAGATCGATCCGCTTTATGTGGAAGAAATGGATGATCCGATCCCTCTGGAAGAAACTGCGGAGTATAAATTTTTCAAAGATTTCTACCAAGACAACTTATTCGAATACAGACCGGAAGCGGCTAAAAATTTCGTAAGAGAATTCGATGAGGATATGGATAACCGTTATTCAAGACTAGTTTCCTATTCTTCTAACGGTCCGGAAGTTTTGGCTTCTTCTGTTCGTGCAGTTTTAGGTTTATCTAAAACTTCTCTGAACGATGAAGAAGCGATCCGACTCGTAATGGATCCTTCTAAGAACAAACATCTGACTTCTACTCTGAACGAAACTACTTTGAGTCCCCTTTCCAGAGCAATGTTCAATGTACATTATTCTTTCAAAAAGAGGATCTCCCATTCTGCAGACAGCCAAGATCAAAGACATAGAATGGTACCAGGCTCCCGTCCTGTGCTTATGAGCCAGTATACCGGAATGCCCGACTACATCGTTCCTAAAGTTGTATTAAAATATCCTCAATTAGAAGAAACTTATAGAAGAAGAATGGACGGAATCTTCAAGAGCCTGAACCGTTTTATTGAAGCGGGAGGAAGCCCTGAACACGCTTCTTACCTTCTTCCGAATGCATTCCCGGTCCGTTTTTATGAAAGTGGGGATCTACTAAATCTTCATCATAAGTGGAGAGCAAGAACCTGTTATAACGCTCAGGAAGAAATTTTCCAGGCTTCGATCAACGAACTTGTAGATTTAACTAAGGTCCAACCTGAGATCGCAAAATGGATTAAAGCTCCTTGTTGGATCCGCTTGCAAGGTGATATCAAACCTTATTGCCCTGAAGGGGATCATTATTGCGGAACCCAAGTTTGGAAAAGAGAATTGGATGAGTATGACAGGACTCTTTAG
- a CDS encoding aminopeptidase P N-terminal domain-containing protein, translating into MDQNIFRKRIREVQNLLKESEVLLLFAAPQKIRNRDVEYKFRQDSDYYYLTGIEEEDGILVLRRDFSSHFALPKDKEKEIWTGIRLGKEEIKKRLELDQSFDLGEWDHKISDILTNQFTLYHFFGKDSKRDSELLELISSLNRRLREGKFGPQRWEIPNFLHEMRMYKSPEEIEKLKESSRITALGHERLFRETKVGMFEFELESILESEYLKHGAWGGGYGHIVAAGKNATILHYTTNRAKIGENELILVDSGAEKDYYTADVTRVFPSGKKFTSEQRTIYQLVLDVQKQAILDTKQGVEFNAVHEKTVKNLTSGLIDLGLLKGNLSEVIEKGEYRRFYMHRTGHYLGMDVHDVGRYFENGKSMPMKNGLVVTVEPGLYFDPTDETIPAGFRGIGVRIEDDVLVNGDNPVVLTSMIAKEIDEIEAMRA; encoded by the coding sequence ATGGACCAAAACATTTTTAGAAAACGGATCCGAGAAGTTCAGAATCTTTTAAAAGAGTCGGAAGTCCTACTTCTATTTGCAGCTCCTCAAAAGATCCGTAATAGAGATGTGGAGTATAAGTTCAGACAGGACTCCGATTATTATTATCTAACAGGCATTGAGGAAGAAGACGGTATTTTGGTCTTACGTAGGGACTTCTCCTCTCATTTTGCACTTCCTAAAGATAAGGAAAAAGAAATTTGGACAGGCATTCGCCTCGGTAAAGAAGAGATCAAAAAAAGGTTAGAGTTGGATCAAAGTTTTGATTTGGGAGAATGGGATCATAAAATTTCTGATATTCTTACCAATCAGTTCACATTATATCATTTTTTCGGAAAGGACTCCAAAAGAGATTCTGAGTTGCTTGAGCTCATCAGTTCTTTGAACAGAAGATTGAGAGAAGGTAAATTCGGCCCTCAAAGATGGGAGATCCCGAACTTTCTTCATGAAATGAGAATGTACAAATCTCCGGAAGAGATCGAAAAATTAAAAGAGTCTTCCAGGATCACCGCTCTCGGTCACGAAAGATTATTTAGAGAGACCAAAGTTGGAATGTTCGAATTCGAATTAGAGTCCATTCTGGAATCTGAATATTTAAAACATGGTGCCTGGGGCGGAGGTTATGGTCATATAGTCGCTGCAGGAAAAAATGCAACCATTCTACATTATACAACGAATCGCGCGAAGATCGGCGAAAATGAACTTATCTTAGTGGATAGCGGAGCTGAGAAGGATTATTATACCGCAGACGTTACTCGTGTTTTCCCGTCCGGAAAAAAATTCACTTCAGAACAAAGAACAATTTACCAATTGGTTTTGGATGTGCAGAAGCAGGCAATCTTGGACACAAAACAAGGTGTGGAATTTAACGCAGTTCATGAGAAGACTGTTAAAAATTTAACTTCCGGTTTGATCGATTTAGGGCTGCTGAAGGGAAATCTTTCAGAGGTCATTGAAAAAGGAGAATATCGTAGATTTTATATGCATAGAACCGGTCACTATCTCGGAATGGATGTTCACGATGTGGGTCGTTATTTTGAGAATGGAAAAAGCATGCCTATGAAGAACGGGCTTGTTGTAACTGTCGAACCTGGATTGTATTTCGATCCCACGGATGAAACGATCCCTGCAGGATTCCGAGGGATCGGAGTTAGAATAGAGGATGATGTTCTTGTTAATGGAGACAATCCTGTAGTTTTAACTTCTATGATCGCAAAAGAAATAGACGAGATAGAGGCGATGAGAGCCTGA
- a CDS encoding aldo/keto reductase produces the protein MKLRKLGKNGPEVSQVGLGCMGMSDFYGTKETRNRAESIAAIHEALDSGINFLNTGDFYGIGHNELLISEALKGRKNKPMISVKFGGLRSPSGAFIGYDFRPNSVKNFAAHSLTRLGVDVIDIYQASRVDPEIPIEETVGAIADLIKEGYVRYLGISEASPENLRRAHKIHPVTALEVEYSLATRVIEKELLQTARELGVAIVPYGIVGRGLLTGKIESSLGVADFRSISPRFQGKNLEANLERVSLLQELAKKKGCSTAQLAIAWVLHKGEDIFPLIGSTRRESLRENLEALSVNLSPEELKTLDDSFPEGAFQGDRYPSHSMQLVVK, from the coding sequence ATGAAACTGAGAAAATTAGGTAAAAACGGTCCTGAAGTTTCCCAAGTTGGCTTGGGTTGTATGGGGATGTCGGACTTTTATGGAACAAAAGAGACCAGAAACAGGGCAGAATCCATCGCGGCCATTCATGAGGCCTTAGATTCAGGGATCAATTTCCTGAATACTGGAGACTTTTACGGAATTGGTCATAACGAACTTTTGATTTCCGAAGCGTTGAAAGGAAGAAAAAACAAACCCATGATCAGCGTGAAATTCGGAGGACTTCGCAGTCCATCTGGAGCATTTATCGGATACGATTTCAGACCGAACTCCGTGAAAAACTTTGCGGCACATTCTCTCACTCGACTCGGAGTGGACGTGATCGATATTTACCAGGCGTCTCGGGTCGATCCGGAAATTCCGATCGAAGAGACTGTTGGTGCGATTGCAGATCTGATCAAAGAAGGATATGTGCGTTATCTGGGGATTTCGGAAGCTTCTCCTGAAAATTTGAGAAGGGCTCATAAGATCCATCCAGTCACTGCTTTGGAAGTTGAATATTCTTTGGCCACTCGCGTGATAGAGAAGGAACTCCTACAAACCGCTAGAGAACTTGGAGTCGCGATCGTTCCGTACGGAATTGTGGGACGGGGACTTCTGACGGGAAAGATAGAGAGCTCTTTGGGTGTTGCAGATTTTAGATCTATTTCTCCTCGCTTCCAGGGAAAAAACCTTGAAGCGAATTTAGAGCGTGTGAGTCTGCTTCAAGAGCTTGCAAAGAAGAAGGGTTGTAGTACTGCCCAACTGGCTATCGCTTGGGTGCTTCACAAAGGAGAGGATATTTTTCCTCTGATCGGTTCCACGAGAAGAGAAAGTCTTCGGGAAAATTTAGAAGCTCTTTCGGTTAACTTAAGTCCGGAAGAACTGAAAACCCTGGACGATTCTTTTCCGGAAGGTGCCTTCCAAGGAGATAGATACCCATCTCATTCGATGCAGCTCGTCGTTAAATGA